The following coding sequences are from one Panicum hallii strain FIL2 chromosome 5, PHallii_v3.1, whole genome shotgun sequence window:
- the LOC112893304 gene encoding chloride channel protein CLC-e gives MAPSARLLLASPHSPPALLGLRGCGRRSTVGLARRGGGCARRLRVVRRGAADEQAGATTRGEQAAEEAIEDPAPGRDLVTLAACLVGLLTGVSVVLFNLSVHEIRDIFWDGIPLRGASWLREEPIGEVWQRVIFVPVSGGAIVGGLNALRSSVKTNSNGPMSKIKSAIMPFLKAVAASFTLGTGNSLGPEGPSVEIGSSIAKGFGNVFDLEGGKRLSLVAAGSAAGISSGFNAAVSGCFFAVESVLWPSSTDSSSLANSTPMVILSSVIASVVSEIGLGSDPAFTVPEYDFRSPTELPLYLLLGVFCGLVSITLSRCTSLAMETVERLQRATGLPKAASPALGGLIVGLLALMYPEVLYWGFENVDILLESRPFTSGLSATILVQLIGVKLLATSLCRAFGLVGGYYAPSLFIGAATGMAYGKFMRFTFTGPEPLLHIPFLDVASPQAYGLVGMAATLAGVCKVPLTSALLLFELTHDYRIVLPLLGAVGLSSWIASPQRFSKRIRSNLVEEKSSIAQQANSLPTQNKQVKCMDTADSSQELCKIESSLCVYDASDENMFENLTVAAAMKTNYLSVSMTTPLVEALDLMLAEKQPFVMVTENNRSVIGLLALKNIQDFCRAAKDTRAQDEVKEFLVSHVYQAGECKSCSVTPQMPLTTAEKIMDSHGLDHLPVVSEHANLQDSGLLIGFVDRECITIARRAVAMKEFFSSTYEIGKEERSSTDESR, from the exons ATGGCGCCAtccgcgcgcctcctcctcgcCTCGCCCCACTCCCCGCCAGCACTCCTCGGGCTacgcggctgcggccgccgcAGCACCGTGGGGCTGGCGCGACGAGGCGGCGGGTGCGCGCGCCGCCTGCGGGTTGTTCGACGCGGCGCGGCGGACGAGCAGGCCGGGGCCACCACGCGGGGGGagcaggcggcggaggaggcgatCGAGGACCCGGCGCCCGGCCGCGACCTTGTCACGCTCGCCGCCTGCCTCGTCGGCCTCCTCACCGGCGTCTCCGTCGTGCTATTCAACCTCTCG GTTCATGAGATACGTGACATATTTTGGGATGGTATTCCTTTGCGAGGCGCTTCATGGCTGAGGGAAGAGCCGATCGGTGAAGTCTGGCAGAGAGTGATATTTGTTCCAGTCAGTGGAGGTGCTATAGTAGGAGGATTGAACGCATTAAGAAGTTCTGTCAAAACTAACTCAAATGGCCCAATGTCCAAGATAAAGAGTGCAATCATGCCATTCTTGAAAGCTGTGGCAGCATCTTTCACACTTGGAACTGGCAATTCTTTGGGTCCCGAGGGTCCCAGTGTGGAGATTGGTTCTTCAATAGCCAAAGGATTTGGAAATGTGTTTGACTTGGAGGGTGGGAAAAGGCTGTCCCTTGTGGCAGCTGGATCAGCAGCTGGAATTTCATCAG GTTTTAATGCTGCTGTTTCTGGGTGCTTTTTTGCGGTGGAATCTGTTTTGTGGCCTTCTTCTACGGATTCCTCATCCCTTGCCAACTCAACACCGATGGTGATACTCAGTTCAGTGATAGCATCTGTTGTTTCAGAAATTGGTCTAGGTTCCGATCCCGCTTTCACTGTTCCAGAATATGATTTTCGCTCCCCAACAG AACTTCCTTTATATCTTTTGCTGGGGGTCTTCTGTGGATTGGTGTCAATCACATTATCAAGATGCACATCACTTGCTATGGAGACAGTTGAGAGATTACAAAGGGCAACAGGATTACCAAAGGCTGCATCGCCTGCATTAGGTGGCCTTATTGTTGGTCTCCTAGCACTCATGTACCCTGAAGTATTGTATTGGGGCTTTGAAAATGTTGATATCTTGCTGGAATCACGACCATTTACAAGTGGCCTCTCTGCGACTATATTGGTCCAGCTCATTGGAGTGAAATTGTTAGCAACATCTTTGTGCAGAGCTTTTGGATTGGTTGGTGGTTACTATGCACCATCTCTTTTTATTGGTGCAGCTACAGGGATGGCATATGGCAAGTTCATGAGGTTTACATTCACTGGTCCTGAACCACTCTTGCATATCCCTTTCCTAGATGTGGCATCACCTCAAGCATATGGCCTG GTAGGTATGGCGGCTACCCTTGCTGGTGTATGCAAGGTGCCTCTAACATCGGCCCTCCTACTTTTTGAGCTTACACATGACTATCGTATAGTTCTACCTTTGCTTGGGGCTGTTGGATTATCATCTTGGATTGCTTCTCCTCAAAGGTTCTCTAAAAGAATTAGGAGTAACCTGGTGGAGGAGAAATCAAGTATTGCTCAACAGGCAAACAGCTTGCCCACTCAAAACAAACAAGTCAAATGCATGGATACGGCTGATTCATCTCAAGAATTATGTAAAATTGAAAGCTCCCTTTGTGTCTATGATGCCAGCGATGAGAATATGTTCGAGAATCTTACTGTTGCAGCGGCCATGAAAACTAACTATCTTTCTGTCTCAATGACTACTCCATTAGTTGAGGCACTAGATCTTATGCTTGCAGAGAAGCAGCCCTTTGTTATGGTCACTGAGAATAACCGGTCTGTAATAGGCTTGCTAGCACTAAAAAATATCCAAGATTTCTGCCGAGCTGCAAAAGATACAAGGGCACAAGATGAG GTAAAGGAATTCCTGGTATCTCATGTTTACCAAGCAGGCGAGTGTAAATCATGCTCTGTGACTCCTCAGATGCCACTTACTACTGCAGAGAAGATTATGGATTCTCATGGTTTGGATCACCTTCCTGTTGTCTCTGAACATGCTAATCTTCAGGATAGCGGACTTTTGATAGGTTTTGTAGATAGAGAATGCATCACCATCGCTCGAAG AGCCGTGGCAATGAAAGAATTTTTCAGTTCTACATATGAGATTGGAAAGGAAGAGAGATCCAGCACAGATGAGAGTAGATGA